One Gossypium hirsutum isolate 1008001.06 chromosome A11, Gossypium_hirsutum_v2.1, whole genome shotgun sequence genomic window carries:
- the LOC107887019 gene encoding uncharacterized protein produces the protein MNKSLTQKLSHLFISLFVLSTQLSPKLSHFTPLTKKKKKMEFQNPINKSSSSLASQLQITPNGQTLGPHDEPQVFHEDYDSTCSTPYVSAPSSPGRAPGPGPGSINGYGGFYYSAPASPMHFAMTSVSSSMVASTQPSSPDNNPVPLGFEFEFSARYGSSSGSGQTGSMSSADELFLNGKIRPMKLCTHLERPQVLAPLLDLEHEHEDEDNEVVDGKVRGRDLWLRDKSLRRRTRSMSPLRTATLGLNIDDQSMCLDQRLDKKADTADSNETSASMSASSSRSSSAGRSSKRWVFLKDFLRSKSEGRSNNHKFWSTISFSPAKEKKPGRKEKLSNNVSNGGSENQRSNKNNNNKPMNGISKRRVPPSPHELHYTANRAQAEEMRKKTFLPYRQGLLGCLGFSSKGYGAMNGLCKALNPVSSR, from the coding sequence ATGAACAAATCTCTAACTCAAAAGCTCTCTCATCTCTTTATCTCATTATTTGTACTCTCAACACAACTCTCTCCAAAGCTTTCTCACTTCACTCCActcaccaaaaagaaaaaaaaaatggagtTCCAAAACCCAATCAACAAATCAAGCTCAAGCTTAGCATCACAACTACAAATTACCCCAAATGGCCAAACCTTAGGTCCCCATGATGAGCCCCAAGTTTTCCATGAAGACTATGACAGTACCTGCTCTACACCCTATGTAAGTGCTCCTTCAAGCCCTGGCCGAGCGCCAGGACCAGGACCTGGCTCCATCAATGGTTATGGTGGGTTCTATTATAGTGCACCAGCTAGTCCTATGCATTTTGCAATGACCTCGGTATCTTCTTCAATGGTAGCATCAACTCAACCATCTTCTCCTGATAATAACCCTGTTCCCCTTGGTTTTGAGTTTGAGTTCTCTGCAAGATATGGGTCATCATCAGGGTCGGGTCAAACAGGATCCATGAGCTCAGCTGATGAACTGTTCTTGAATGGAAAGATCAGACCTATGAAGCTATGCACCCATTTGGAAAGGCCTCAGGTTTTGGCTCCTTTGCTGGATCTTGAACATGAACATGAAGATGAAGACAATGAAGTTGTTGATGGCAAAGTAAGAGGCAGAGATCTGTGGTTGAGGGATAAGTCTTTAAGGAGAAGAACAAGATCCATGTCCCCATTGAGAACTGCCACTTTGGGTCTCAACATTGATGATCAAAGCATGTGCTTAGATCAACGCTTAGACAAGAAAGCTGACACAGCTGACAGCAATGAAACCAGTGCTTCAATGTCAGCTTCTTCTTCAAGGTCTTCTTCAGCTGGGAGAAGCTCAAAGAGATGggtttttttgaaagattttttaaGGAGCAAAAGTGAAGGAAGAAGCAACAATCATAAGTTCTGGTCAACCATTTCATTCTCTCCGGCAAAAGAGAAGAAACCTGGGAGAAAAGAGAAGCTAAGCAATAATGTGTCAAATGGGGGATCAGAGAATCAAAGAAGCAAcaagaacaataataataagCCTATGAATGGGATATCTAAGAGGAGGGTTCCACCATCACCACATGAGTTGCATTACACTGCAAATAGAGCACAAGCTGAAGAAATGAGGAAGAAGACTTTTTTGCCTTACAGGCAAGGCTTGCTTGGTTGCTTGGGCTTTAGTTCAAAAGGCTATGGTGCCATGAATGGCTTATGTAAAGCTTTGAATCCTGTTTCCTCCAGGTAA